Proteins co-encoded in one Papaver somniferum cultivar HN1 chromosome 5, ASM357369v1, whole genome shotgun sequence genomic window:
- the LOC113278268 gene encoding probable purine permease 10 isoform X1, with protein sequence MNYSGSDDDYLHLGSDQESKEVSKNTTKLGFASKNEAPPNNDYNWWFRVTMYAFLDVAGQTVATILGRLYYQKGGNSKWMGSFVQSAGYPVLFIPLIVLKLYSPKPTSFTPATNKNSPSVFTLGLIYLSLGLLMAGIQILYSYGMVSLPVSTYALVCGTQLVFTAVFSFFINSQKLTPFVINTVVLLTIAVALLAINTDAPVSATISKDVYIIGFFCTLAASAGTALFLSLTQLSFQKVIKRETLDAVLEMTIYASLFATFACLVGIFASGEWKGLKKEMSEYGDGPVSYVMTLVGIAVFWQVFSVGVFGLIFEASPLFCNVINTVGLPVVPIIGVIFFHDKFNGVKLVSLLLSCWGFVSYIYQHYIDHRRNKNR encoded by the exons ATGAATTATTCCGGAAGTGACGATGATTATCTCCATCTTGGAA GTGATCAAGAATCAAAAGAAGTATCAAAAAACACGACGAAACTTGGTTTTGCTTCCAAAAATGAAGCACCGCCGAATAACGACTACAACTGGTGGTTCAGAGTGACAATGTACGCGTTTTTGGATGTAGCTGGTCAGACAGTGGCTACTATTTTGGGGAGGTTATACTATCAAAAGGGAGGGAATAGTAAATGGATGGGTTCCTTTGTACAATCTGCTGGATACCCAGTTCTCTTTATCCCCCTAATTGTCCTCAAGCTATACTCTCCGAAGCCAACCAGTTTCACCCCTGCAACCAACAAAAATTCGCCATCCGTATTTACACTTGGACTAATTTACCTCTCACTTGGGCTACTCATGGCGGGAATCCAAATCTTGTACTCCTACGGAATGGTATCTCTCCCGGTGTCTACGTACGCGTTAGTATGTGGAACTCAACTAGTTTTCACAGCAGTTTTCTCCTTCTTTATCAATTCACAAAAACTAACTCCTTTCGTAATCAATACCGTGGTTCTTCTCACCATCGCCGTGGCACTTCTAGCCATTAATACTGACGCTCCAGTCTCAGCAACAATCTCTAAAGATGTTTATATTATCGGATTCTTTTGCACACTTGCTGCCTCAGCTGGAACCGCTTTGTTTCTTTCACTAACACAACTCTCCTTCCAGAAAGTGATAAAAAGAGAAACCCTTGATGCCGTACTGGAAATGACAATATATGCTTCACTCTTTGCTACTTTTGCTTGTTTAGTCGGAATTTTCGCCAGTGGAGAATGGAAGGGACTGAAGAAAGAGATGAGCGAATATGGAGATGGTCCGGTTTCTTACGTGATGACTTTGGTGGGGATTGCAGTGTTTTGGCAGGTATTTTCTGTTGGTGTATTTGGGTTGATATTTGAAGCATCTCCACTCTTTTGCAATGTCATCAATACAGTAGGTTTACCTGTTGTTCCAATTATTGGCGTTATATTTTTTCATGACAAATTCAACGGGGTAAAGCTTGTGTCGTTGTTGTTATCCTGTTGGGGCTTCGTTTCGTATATCTATCAACATTATATTGATCACCGACGAAACAAAAACAGGTGA
- the LOC113278268 gene encoding probable purine permease 8 isoform X2 codes for MYAFLDVAGQTVATILGRLYYQKGGNSKWMGSFVQSAGYPVLFIPLIVLKLYSPKPTSFTPATNKNSPSVFTLGLIYLSLGLLMAGIQILYSYGMVSLPVSTYALVCGTQLVFTAVFSFFINSQKLTPFVINTVVLLTIAVALLAINTDAPVSATISKDVYIIGFFCTLAASAGTALFLSLTQLSFQKVIKRETLDAVLEMTIYASLFATFACLVGIFASGEWKGLKKEMSEYGDGPVSYVMTLVGIAVFWQVFSVGVFGLIFEASPLFCNVINTVGLPVVPIIGVIFFHDKFNGVKLVSLLLSCWGFVSYIYQHYIDHRRNKNR; via the coding sequence ATGTACGCGTTTTTGGATGTAGCTGGTCAGACAGTGGCTACTATTTTGGGGAGGTTATACTATCAAAAGGGAGGGAATAGTAAATGGATGGGTTCCTTTGTACAATCTGCTGGATACCCAGTTCTCTTTATCCCCCTAATTGTCCTCAAGCTATACTCTCCGAAGCCAACCAGTTTCACCCCTGCAACCAACAAAAATTCGCCATCCGTATTTACACTTGGACTAATTTACCTCTCACTTGGGCTACTCATGGCGGGAATCCAAATCTTGTACTCCTACGGAATGGTATCTCTCCCGGTGTCTACGTACGCGTTAGTATGTGGAACTCAACTAGTTTTCACAGCAGTTTTCTCCTTCTTTATCAATTCACAAAAACTAACTCCTTTCGTAATCAATACCGTGGTTCTTCTCACCATCGCCGTGGCACTTCTAGCCATTAATACTGACGCTCCAGTCTCAGCAACAATCTCTAAAGATGTTTATATTATCGGATTCTTTTGCACACTTGCTGCCTCAGCTGGAACCGCTTTGTTTCTTTCACTAACACAACTCTCCTTCCAGAAAGTGATAAAAAGAGAAACCCTTGATGCCGTACTGGAAATGACAATATATGCTTCACTCTTTGCTACTTTTGCTTGTTTAGTCGGAATTTTCGCCAGTGGAGAATGGAAGGGACTGAAGAAAGAGATGAGCGAATATGGAGATGGTCCGGTTTCTTACGTGATGACTTTGGTGGGGATTGCAGTGTTTTGGCAGGTATTTTCTGTTGGTGTATTTGGGTTGATATTTGAAGCATCTCCACTCTTTTGCAATGTCATCAATACAGTAGGTTTACCTGTTGTTCCAATTATTGGCGTTATATTTTTTCATGACAAATTCAACGGGGTAAAGCTTGTGTCGTTGTTGTTATCCTGTTGGGGCTTCGTTTCGTATATCTATCAACATTATATTGATCACCGACGAAACAAAAACAGGTGA